A window from Pseudooceanicola algae encodes these proteins:
- a CDS encoding ParD-like family protein yields MGIVKIGDDLHEELRKASSVMCRSINAQAEFWIKVGMLAEANPTLSFSDIMAQQLKNAEVQVPVIKAA; encoded by the coding sequence ATGGGCATCGTGAAAATCGGGGACGACCTGCACGAGGAACTGCGCAAGGCCAGCTCGGTCATGTGCCGTTCGATCAATGCGCAGGCCGAATTCTGGATCAAGGTCGGCATGCTGGCCGAAGCAAACCCGACCTTGTCCTTTTCGGACATCATGGCGCAGCAGCTTAAGAACGCAGAGGTTCAGGTCCCGGTGATCAAAGCGGCCTGA
- the map gene encoding type I methionyl aminopeptidase, whose amino-acid sequence MDSYIDVPVAPRAQDARRTGAIKLYGPDAFEGMRRAGALTARCLDGVCDLVREGSALAQIDAFVRDFAAAHDATPATLGYEGYQYACCTSVNHVVCHGFPDQKKLRDGDIVNVDVTLIHDGWHGDSSRMYVVGKPKRAAERLIQIAHEAMMRGIRAVQPGARLGDIGHAIQTYAQAERCSVVRDFCGHGIGQVFHDSPDILNFGRPCTGPELREGMIFTVEPMINLGRADVKMLADDWTAVTRDKSLSAQFEHSIGVTSKGVEIFTLSPAGLHAPGVEVETRPA is encoded by the coding sequence ATGGACAGTTACATAGATGTGCCTGTCGCACCAAGGGCGCAGGACGCCCGCAGAACCGGGGCGATCAAGCTTTACGGACCGGATGCCTTCGAGGGGATGCGCCGCGCGGGCGCCCTGACCGCCAGATGCCTTGACGGTGTCTGTGATCTGGTTCGCGAAGGCAGTGCTTTGGCGCAGATCGATGCCTTCGTGCGCGACTTCGCGGCCGCCCATGACGCGACGCCGGCGACTTTGGGCTATGAGGGATATCAATACGCCTGCTGCACATCGGTCAACCACGTGGTCTGTCACGGTTTTCCCGATCAGAAGAAATTGCGCGACGGGGATATCGTGAATGTCGATGTCACGCTGATCCATGACGGGTGGCATGGCGATTCAAGCCGGATGTATGTGGTCGGCAAGCCGAAGCGCGCGGCCGAACGCCTGATCCAGATCGCGCATGAAGCAATGATGCGCGGGATAAGGGCCGTGCAGCCCGGCGCACGCCTTGGGGATATCGGCCACGCGATCCAGACCTACGCCCAGGCCGAACGCTGTTCCGTGGTCCGCGACTTTTGCGGCCATGGCATCGGGCAGGTCTTTCACGATTCCCCCGATATCCTGAACTTCGGCAGGCCCTGCACAGGGCCTGAACTGAGAGAAGGCATGATCTTCACCGTTGAACCGATGATCAACCTGGGCCGCGCAGATGTGAAAATGCTTGCGGATGACTGGACCGCCGTGACGCGGGACAAGTCCCTTTCGGCACAGTTCGAACATTCGATTGGTGTGACATCGAAGGGTGTCGAGATCTTCACGCTCTCTCCCGCGGGCCTGCACGCGCCCGGGGTCGAGGTTGAAACCCGCCCTGCCTAG
- the yghU gene encoding glutathione-dependent disulfide-bond oxidoreductase, protein MADYIPPKVWTWDAENGGDWSKTNRPIAGPTFDAELPVGKHPLQLYSMGTPNGQKVTIMLEELLAIGKTGAEYDAHLIRIGEGDQFSSGFVALNPNSKIPALLDSETGTRVFESGSILLYLAEKFGAFLPNTPAARTETLNWVFWLQGSAPYLGGGFGHFYAYAPEKFEYPIDRFTMETKRQMDVLDRELAQHRYLGGDEYTIADMLTWPWYGNLVLGEAYDAGEFLDVESYTNLRRWAEEILARPAVQRGRIVNRTRGPLNEQLHERHDASDFDTKTQDKIAPADE, encoded by the coding sequence ATGGCCGATTACATCCCCCCCAAGGTTTGGACATGGGACGCCGAAAACGGCGGAGACTGGTCCAAGACAAACCGTCCGATCGCCGGCCCCACCTTTGACGCGGAACTGCCGGTCGGAAAGCACCCCCTTCAGCTTTATTCGATGGGGACGCCCAACGGCCAGAAAGTCACGATCATGCTGGAAGAGCTTCTGGCGATTGGCAAGACGGGCGCGGAATACGACGCCCATCTGATCAGGATCGGCGAGGGCGATCAGTTTTCCTCGGGCTTCGTGGCGCTGAACCCGAATTCAAAGATCCCGGCGCTGCTGGACAGCGAAACCGGCACCCGCGTCTTCGAGAGCGGCTCGATCCTGCTGTATCTGGCCGAGAAATTCGGAGCCTTCCTGCCCAACACCCCCGCAGCGCGCACCGAGACCCTGAACTGGGTGTTCTGGCTGCAAGGCTCCGCGCCTTATCTCGGCGGCGGCTTTGGCCACTTTTACGCCTATGCCCCCGAAAAGTTCGAATATCCGATCGACCGCTTCACGATGGAAACCAAGCGCCAGATGGACGTCCTGGACCGCGAATTGGCCCAGCACCGCTATCTGGGCGGGGACGAATACACCATCGCGGACATGCTGACCTGGCCCTGGTACGGCAACCTGGTACTGGGCGAGGCCTATGACGCCGGCGAGTTCCTGGACGTGGAAAGCTACACCAACCTGCGTCGCTGGGCCGAAGAGATCCTTGCCCGCCCCGCCGTCCAACGTGGCCGTATCGTGAACCGCACCCGCGGTCCGCTGAACGAGCAACTGCACGAGCGCCATGATGCTTCGGATTTCGACACGAAAACCCAGGACAAGATCGCCCCTGCGGACGAATGA
- a CDS encoding LysR family transcriptional regulator encodes MDRFDEMHVFIRIVETRSFRRTAETLGLPRSTVSEVIKRIETRLGVRLLDRTTRVVVPTLDGEAWHRRCLDIVADVETAEAAFKGGSVRGRLRVDVHGTLARHFLLPGLPDFLATHPDLDFVLSEGDRLVDLVREGVDCVVRVGEPADSDLIVRRLGALPEAVVAAPEYFARHGIPQTPDDLDGHRIVAFLSTSTGAPLDLAFTFNGKEVTRALPASLTTTGAETMVEAARRGLGLVQVPRYHLGADIAAGRLVEVLADHAPAPSPIVALYPRDRQLSPRLRVFIDWLADQPFGSQPFAG; translated from the coding sequence ATGGACCGGTTCGACGAGATGCACGTCTTCATCCGCATCGTTGAGACACGCAGCTTTCGCCGCACGGCCGAAACGCTCGGCCTGCCCCGCTCGACCGTGTCCGAGGTCATCAAGCGGATTGAGACCCGGCTGGGCGTGCGTCTGCTCGACCGCACGACGCGGGTCGTGGTGCCGACCCTCGACGGCGAGGCCTGGCATCGACGCTGCCTCGACATCGTAGCGGACGTCGAAACCGCAGAGGCTGCCTTCAAGGGCGGCTCGGTCCGGGGCCGGCTAAGGGTGGATGTCCATGGCACACTGGCGCGGCATTTCCTGTTGCCTGGTCTGCCCGACTTCCTTGCCACGCACCCTGATCTCGACTTCGTTCTGTCCGAAGGCGACCGTCTGGTCGATCTGGTCCGCGAGGGCGTGGATTGCGTGGTGCGCGTGGGCGAACCGGCCGACAGCGACCTGATCGTACGCCGGTTGGGGGCCTTGCCGGAAGCCGTGGTCGCGGCGCCGGAGTATTTCGCCCGGCATGGTATCCCCCAGACGCCCGACGATCTGGACGGCCATCGGATCGTGGCCTTCCTGTCCACCAGCACCGGGGCGCCGCTGGACCTGGCGTTTACCTTCAACGGCAAGGAGGTCACGCGCGCCCTGCCCGCCTCGCTGACGACCACCGGGGCCGAAACGATGGTGGAAGCGGCCCGGCGCGGGCTTGGTCTTGTGCAGGTCCCGCGCTATCACCTTGGTGCCGACATCGCCGCAGGTCGTCTGGTGGAGGTCCTGGCCGACCATGCCCCCGCGCCATCGCCCATTGTCGCGCTCTATCCCCGCGACCGACAGCTTTCGCCCCGCTTGCGTGTGTTCATCGACTGGCTCGCGGACCAACCCTTCGGGAGCCAGCCCTTCGCAGGGTAG
- a CDS encoding efflux RND transporter periplasmic adaptor subunit yields MLAGVQKLSGAAMVLSVLASIASAQGAPTGPAGPMEVGVIEARLEEVPRSASLPGRAVAFQEVEVRPRVGGVIEEVLYTPGDQLAVGDPLFRIDDSAYLAAEASARADLAKARANLPVAQSAYDRAEGLSGRGYTEAEVEEARASLAEAEATLEAAQAALDYAQTELSWATVTSPIEGRPDVSTVSVGDLVTAGQSDELTTIVRSDPIYVDMVETSARILSFRKGADEGSLTPNEDLEATLTLENGDVYRGTGTLVTPGNLVSTTTGTVTVRFQFDNPHHIVIPGMFLRSEIVIGTMQAYLVPQRAATRANSGQLTAFIVGEDGNAKQVTLTDEGSYRNAWIVREGLSEGDQLIVDGLSSLQAGQAVTPVAATIDSDGNVQDSVSGDTSGAED; encoded by the coding sequence ATGCTAGCTGGCGTTCAAAAGCTCTCGGGGGCCGCAATGGTGCTGTCGGTTCTCGCATCAATCGCATCGGCCCAAGGGGCGCCAACAGGTCCGGCGGGCCCGATGGAGGTCGGCGTGATCGAGGCCCGACTGGAAGAAGTGCCGCGTTCGGCCTCCTTGCCGGGCCGCGCCGTTGCCTTTCAGGAGGTCGAGGTGCGCCCGCGCGTCGGCGGCGTGATCGAAGAGGTCCTCTATACACCGGGCGACCAGCTTGCCGTGGGGGATCCGCTGTTCCGCATCGACGATTCCGCCTACCTGGCTGCCGAAGCCTCGGCGCGTGCGGATCTGGCCAAGGCGCGGGCCAATCTGCCCGTGGCCCAATCGGCCTATGATCGCGCCGAAGGACTGTCGGGGCGCGGATATACCGAAGCCGAGGTCGAAGAGGCGCGCGCCAGCCTGGCCGAAGCCGAAGCGACGCTGGAGGCCGCGCAGGCGGCGCTCGATTACGCCCAGACGGAACTGTCCTGGGCCACCGTGACAAGCCCGATCGAGGGGCGCCCGGATGTGTCCACCGTCTCTGTCGGGGATCTTGTAACCGCAGGGCAAAGTGACGAGCTGACGACCATCGTGCGCTCGGACCCGATCTATGTCGATATGGTAGAGACCAGCGCGCGCATCCTGTCATTCCGCAAGGGCGCCGACGAGGGCAGCCTTACGCCCAACGAAGACCTTGAGGCCACGCTGACGCTGGAAAACGGCGATGTCTACAGGGGCACGGGAACGCTGGTCACCCCCGGCAACCTGGTTTCCACGACCACCGGGACCGTCACTGTTCGTTTCCAGTTCGACAACCCCCATCACATCGTCATTCCCGGCATGTTCCTGCGCAGCGAGATCGTGATTGGCACGATGCAGGCCTACCTGGTGCCGCAACGCGCGGCCACACGGGCCAACTCCGGCCAGCTGACCGCCTTTATCGTGGGCGAGGACGGCAATGCGAAACAGGTCACGCTGACCGACGAGGGCAGCTACCGGAACGCCTGGATCGTGCGTGAAGGGCTGAGCGAAGGCGATCAGCTGATCGTGGACGGGCTGTCGTCCCTGCAGGCCGGTCAGGCCGTCACGCCGGTGGCCGCAACCATCGACTCCGACGGCAATGTCCAGGACAGCGTCTCCGGCGACACCAGCGGCGCAGAGGACTGA
- a CDS encoding efflux RND transporter permease subunit, protein MASFFIHRPVFAWVLAIVAMLVGAFSVSSLPISQYPDIAPTTVRISATYSGASAQTVENSVTTIIEDGLTGLDGLTYMTASSTEGSASVSLTFDDTVDPDMAQVQVQNKLQLVESKLPDSVTTSGVSVTRSTSSILLVGALVSEDGRYSTLELGDILGSTIEDAVQRTEGVGSINSFGSEYAMRIWLDPSRLYQYQLTADDVTTAVSEQNTNITVGSLGDQPVTEGQQFTVSLSAQSQLQSVQDFQSILLKTNTDGSAVYLQDVATIELGAEDYSTTSRFDGHPAAGFGVNLATGANAVDTAERVRAVVENLVPSLPDGVTVEYPYDTSPFVEESIEQVYHTLIEAVVLVFLVILLFLQSWRATIIPTIAVPVVLLGTFGVLAVFGMSINTLSMFALVLAIGLLVDDAIVVVENVERVMEEEGLDAVAATEKSMGEISTALIGIVMVLSAVFLPMAFMSGSTGVIYKQFSVTIISAMVLSLFVALILTPAMCAQLLKPAHEKRTIAPLRWFNTGLDRLTGGYGTTVARLARRPFRVLVLLLGVGFAAWWVYDRLPSSFLPTEDQGVLMTIVELPQGSTTQQTEHAIAALETHLLTEETDIVQNVFSNVGFSFSGSGQNYGMLFIKLKDFDDRPGLEAADLMNRTNMAFAQSRLGKFFVVQPPAIQGLGSASGFSMYLVDQSGAGQAALSAAADKLVTLATEDGRVTNMRGNEDATEPSLKMVIDQQKAEALGVSLSDVNSMLSTVFSGSYVNDFPLGNDLREVIVQGTATARMQPEDINQWYVRSENSEMVPISAFITQEWETVTPKLARYGGTRALEISGAAAAGLSSGDAMAAMEELTADLGGGYGTAWTGLSYQERLAGNQETLLYSLSALVVFLCLAALYESWSVPFAVMLSVPVGILGAMVATWYFGQSNDVYFKVGLLTTIGLAARNAILIVEFAETLRGRGMDLLEATVAASRQRLRPILMTSLAFGFGIMPLVLASGAGANAQKSIGTGMLGGIIFSALIGVVMVPLFYVAVIKATSLLRTRVETSK, encoded by the coding sequence ATGGCATCGTTTTTCATTCACCGCCCGGTCTTTGCCTGGGTCCTGGCGATCGTCGCCATGCTCGTCGGGGCCTTCAGCGTCTCGAGCCTGCCGATTTCGCAATATCCCGACATCGCCCCCACGACCGTTCGCATCAGCGCGACCTATAGCGGGGCCTCGGCCCAGACGGTCGAGAATTCGGTCACCACGATCATCGAAGACGGGCTGACCGGGCTGGACGGCCTGACCTACATGACCGCCTCCTCGACCGAAGGCTCGGCCAGCGTATCGCTGACCTTCGACGATACGGTCGATCCCGACATGGCGCAGGTGCAGGTGCAGAACAAGCTCCAGCTTGTCGAATCCAAGCTGCCCGACAGCGTCACGACCTCCGGTGTTTCGGTCACCCGCTCGACCAGCTCGATCCTTCTGGTTGGCGCTCTGGTCAGCGAGGATGGCCGCTATTCCACGCTTGAGCTTGGCGACATCCTGGGCAGCACCATCGAAGATGCCGTGCAGCGGACCGAAGGCGTCGGCTCCATCAACAGCTTCGGCAGCGAATATGCGATGCGCATCTGGCTCGATCCCTCGCGGCTTTATCAGTACCAGCTGACCGCCGACGACGTGACCACCGCCGTTTCCGAGCAGAACACCAATATCACCGTCGGCAGCCTCGGTGATCAGCCGGTCACCGAGGGCCAGCAATTCACCGTCTCCCTTTCGGCGCAATCACAGCTTCAGTCGGTCCAGGACTTCCAGTCCATCTTGCTGAAAACCAACACCGACGGGTCGGCTGTCTATCTTCAGGACGTCGCCACAATCGAACTTGGCGCCGAGGATTACAGCACCACGAGCCGCTTTGACGGCCATCCCGCAGCGGGCTTTGGTGTCAACCTTGCCACAGGGGCCAATGCGGTCGACACCGCCGAACGGGTGCGCGCCGTGGTCGAAAATCTGGTCCCGTCCCTGCCCGATGGCGTGACGGTCGAATACCCCTACGACACCTCGCCCTTTGTCGAGGAGTCCATCGAACAGGTCTATCACACCCTGATCGAGGCGGTGGTGCTGGTCTTCCTCGTGATCCTGCTGTTCCTGCAAAGCTGGCGCGCGACGATCATTCCGACCATCGCCGTGCCGGTCGTCCTGCTGGGCACCTTCGGCGTGCTGGCGGTCTTCGGCATGTCGATCAACACCCTGTCGATGTTCGCCCTCGTGCTGGCCATCGGCCTGCTTGTGGATGACGCCATCGTGGTCGTCGAAAACGTCGAGCGCGTGATGGAGGAAGAAGGCCTCGACGCCGTGGCCGCCACCGAGAAAAGCATGGGAGAAATCTCGACCGCGCTGATCGGCATCGTGATGGTCCTGTCGGCGGTCTTCCTGCCGATGGCCTTCATGTCGGGATCGACCGGCGTGATCTACAAGCAGTTCTCGGTCACGATCATCTCGGCCATGGTGCTGTCGCTATTCGTGGCGCTGATCCTGACACCGGCGATGTGCGCGCAGCTTCTCAAGCCCGCGCATGAGAAAAGGACCATCGCCCCGCTGCGCTGGTTCAACACCGGGCTCGACCGGCTGACGGGGGGCTATGGCACCACCGTGGCCCGCCTTGCGCGCCGCCCCTTCCGGGTGCTGGTGCTGCTGCTCGGTGTCGGATTTGCCGCCTGGTGGGTCTATGACCGCCTGCCCAGCTCGTTCCTGCCGACCGAGGATCAGGGCGTGCTGATGACCATCGTGGAACTGCCCCAGGGTTCGACCACGCAGCAGACCGAACATGCGATTGCCGCGCTCGAAACCCATCTGCTGACGGAAGAAACCGACATCGTGCAAAACGTGTTTTCCAACGTCGGCTTCAGCTTCAGCGGCAGCGGCCAGAACTATGGCATGCTGTTCATCAAGCTGAAGGATTTCGATGACCGTCCCGGCCTTGAGGCCGCGGATCTGATGAACCGCACCAACATGGCCTTTGCGCAATCACGTCTGGGCAAGTTCTTTGTCGTGCAACCTCCGGCGATTCAGGGGCTGGGGTCCGCATCGGGCTTCTCCATGTACCTCGTGGACCAGTCGGGTGCAGGCCAGGCCGCCCTGAGCGCTGCGGCGGACAAGCTGGTCACGCTCGCCACTGAAGATGGCCGCGTCACGAACATGCGGGGCAACGAAGACGCCACGGAACCCTCGCTGAAGATGGTGATCGATCAGCAGAAGGCCGAGGCCCTCGGCGTGTCGCTTTCGGATGTGAACTCAATGCTGTCGACGGTCTTCTCGGGCTCCTATGTCAACGATTTCCCGCTTGGAAACGATCTGCGCGAGGTCATCGTGCAAGGCACCGCAACCGCCCGGATGCAACCCGAGGACATCAATCAATGGTATGTCCGCAGCGAGAATTCCGAGATGGTGCCGATTTCGGCCTTCATCACGCAGGAATGGGAAACCGTGACCCCGAAACTGGCCCGGTACGGGGGCACACGTGCGCTGGAAATCTCCGGTGCCGCCGCTGCGGGGCTAAGCTCGGGCGATGCGATGGCGGCGATGGAGGAACTGACCGCCGATCTGGGCGGCGGCTACGGCACGGCCTGGACCGGGCTGAGCTATCAGGAGCGGCTGGCGGGCAACCAGGAGACGCTGCTTTACAGCCTGTCCGCGCTGGTGGTCTTCCTCTGCCTCGCCGCGCTGTACGAAAGCTGGTCGGTGCCCTTCGCGGTCATGCTCTCGGTGCCGGTGGGTATCCTCGGGGCGATGGTCGCGACCTGGTACTTCGGGCAATCCAACGATGTCTATTTCAAGGTCGGCTTGCTGACCACCATCGGCCTTGCGGCGCGAAACGCGATCCTGATCGTCGAATTCGCCGAGACGCTGCGCGGTCGGGGGATGGACCTGCTCGAGGCCACGGTGGCCGCGTCGCGTCAGCGTCTGCGCCCGATCCTGATGACATCGCTGGCCTTCGGCTTTGGCATCATGCCGCTGGTCCTTGCCTCCGGCGCCGGGGCCAACGCGCAGAAATCCATTGGCACCGGGATGCTCGGGGGGATCATCTTTTCCGCCCTGATCGGGGTCGTCATGGTCCCGCTGTTCTATGTCGCCGTCATCAAGGCCACGAGCCTGTTGCGTACCCGTGTGGAGACTTCCAAGTGA
- a CDS encoding TetR/AcrR family transcriptional regulator, translating to MTLSLRDRRRLETAREIQQATLRLAMREGFDAVTTEAIAAEAGISTRTFFNYYPNKESSAIGVPPGYRTEDKAALRTGTGPLATDIKAFLDRHMMALAENEETLRMVRKIVRANAKASGVLDRIHLDERDELAECLRPRVNDVHVAIALAANAAACTSRAIHLWENEDSVPLAQALDTIWAGQVTAARLLTAG from the coding sequence ATGACACTTAGTTTACGAGACAGGCGGCGCCTGGAGACAGCCCGTGAAATCCAGCAGGCGACGTTGCGATTGGCCATGCGCGAAGGCTTCGACGCCGTGACGACAGAAGCGATTGCGGCAGAGGCCGGTATCAGCACGCGCACCTTCTTCAACTACTATCCGAACAAGGAATCTTCGGCGATCGGCGTGCCTCCGGGGTATCGCACCGAAGACAAGGCGGCGCTGCGCACGGGCACCGGGCCGTTGGCCACGGACATCAAGGCGTTTCTTGATCGGCACATGATGGCGCTGGCCGAGAACGAGGAAACCTTGCGGATGGTCCGCAAGATCGTGCGTGCCAACGCCAAGGCCAGCGGCGTCCTGGATCGCATTCACCTTGACGAGCGCGACGAGCTGGCCGAATGCCTGCGCCCCCGCGTCAACGACGTGCACGTCGCGATAGCGCTTGCCGCCAATGCGGCGGCCTGCACATCACGCGCGATCCACCTATGGGAGAACGAGGATAGCGTGCCCCTGGCACAGGCCCTCGATACCATCTGGGCCGGACAAGTCACTGCCGCGCGATTGCTGACGGCCGGATAG
- a CDS encoding SDR family oxidoreductase, with the protein MSDETQKIALVTGASRGIGAAIARRLASDGFAVVVNYAGSEDAAHAVVAQIRTDGGRAIAAQADVSDPAQVAQLFDRAEATFGVPDVLVNSAGIMQLGPLAESEDEMFDSMIATNLKGTFNTLRAAARRMPNGGRIVNLSTSVVGAKLPTYSIYAATKAAVEVMGDILSKELRGRKITVNSVAPGPTATSLFLDGKTDAQIESLSKANPLERLGQPEDIANTVAFLVGPDGGWINGQTLRANGGMV; encoded by the coding sequence ATGTCAGATGAAACCCAGAAGATCGCCCTTGTGACCGGTGCGTCGCGCGGGATCGGCGCGGCCATCGCCCGCCGCCTGGCCAGCGACGGCTTTGCCGTGGTGGTGAATTACGCCGGCAGCGAAGATGCCGCGCACGCGGTGGTCGCGCAGATCCGCACCGATGGCGGCCGCGCGATTGCCGCACAGGCCGACGTGTCGGACCCTGCGCAGGTTGCGCAGCTTTTCGACCGGGCAGAGGCGACCTTCGGTGTGCCCGACGTTCTGGTGAACTCCGCCGGGATCATGCAGCTTGGCCCGCTTGCCGAAAGCGAGGACGAGATGTTCGACAGCATGATCGCGACGAACCTGAAGGGAACGTTCAACACCCTGCGCGCCGCGGCGCGACGGATGCCGAATGGCGGGCGGATCGTGAACCTGTCCACCTCGGTCGTGGGGGCGAAACTGCCGACCTACAGCATTTATGCTGCCACCAAGGCCGCAGTCGAGGTGATGGGCGATATCCTGTCCAAGGAACTGCGCGGGCGGAAGATCACGGTAAATTCCGTCGCGCCGGGCCCGACGGCAACCTCGCTGTTCCTTGATGGCAAGACCGACGCGCAGATCGAAAGCCTGTCGAAGGCCAATCCGCTTGAGAGGCTGGGGCAGCCGGAGGACATCGCGAACACCGTCGCCTTTCTTGTCGGCCCCGACGGCGGCTGGATAAACGGTCAGACCCTGCGCGCCAATGGCGGCATGGTCTGA
- a CDS encoding glutathione S-transferase family protein has translation MLKFYYHPTPNPLKIALFLTEADLPYELVPVDTAQGQQHTPEFRAINPNGKVPAIDDDGTVVFDSTAILLYLSDKTGKLGVAPEDRGALLSWLQFIASGLGPFSGQSVHFHHSAPEDLPYAKNRYLREAERHYQVLNDHLKGRTFIVGDSYSIADISAWGWAIRGDRVLGGEGLAQFPEVARWFKAINARPAVEKAQQIGKDETFKTPGDEASLRALFPSNYVDK, from the coding sequence ATGTTGAAATTCTATTATCACCCGACGCCCAACCCGCTGAAGATCGCCCTGTTTCTGACAGAAGCCGACCTGCCCTACGAACTGGTGCCGGTCGACACCGCGCAGGGTCAGCAACACACGCCGGAGTTCCGGGCGATCAACCCGAACGGCAAGGTGCCCGCGATCGACGACGACGGCACGGTCGTCTTCGACAGCACGGCAATCCTGCTCTACCTCTCCGACAAGACCGGCAAGCTGGGCGTGGCGCCCGAAGACCGTGGCGCGTTGCTGTCCTGGCTGCAATTCATTGCCTCCGGTCTGGGGCCGTTTTCGGGTCAAAGCGTCCACTTCCATCACAGCGCGCCCGAAGACCTTCCCTATGCCAAGAACCGCTACCTGCGCGAGGCTGAGCGCCACTACCAGGTGCTGAACGACCACCTGAAGGGGCGCACGTTCATCGTTGGCGACAGCTATTCCATCGCAGATATTTCCGCATGGGGTTGGGCGATCCGGGGCGATCGTGTGCTGGGCGGCGAAGGTCTGGCGCAGTTCCCCGAGGTTGCGCGATGGTTCAAGGCGATCAACGCGCGCCCGGCTGTCGAGAAGGCGCAGCAAATCGGCAAGGACGAGACGTTCAAGACGCCGGGCGACGAAGCCTCGCTTCGCGCCCTGTTCCCGAGCAACTACGTCGACAAGTGA
- a CDS encoding efflux transporter outer membrane subunit → MKPHSLLLTLALAGCAVGPDYQRPDLSLEARFVQGDAQAIGAVATQTWWRSYNDDTLDALVTRGLAQNLDVMTANEAIRQAQAELRQTGVNSALEGSLSASQTRAGGDGIATTTTTSADLGATFVIDLFGGIQRERESALAGVTAARADAETARLAWLAELLADYSDARYYQEILALTRETIQAREETVDITRSQYDAGAATEYEVAEAQALLSTARAALPQYSALFDARVYAIATLLNEPAAPILQQMQKGSAQLRTPGGSSTGVPADLLRNRPDVRSAEAELTVAVAEVGVAEAALYPSLSLTGSVGRSDSSDTWSFGPSLSLPIFNQGSLRASRDAEISMAKQSEITWRATVLDAVEDVQVAQSNLARYRQRAGLLRTAADDYGRALSLAQENYRNGAITLLDLLDTDRNTASARISAASAVNDAAQAWATLKIATGAGAAATAQGDS, encoded by the coding sequence GTGAAACCTCATTCCCTTCTGCTTACCCTGGCCCTCGCCGGCTGCGCTGTCGGTCCCGACTACCAGCGCCCCGATCTTTCGCTGGAAGCGCGCTTCGTTCAGGGCGATGCCCAGGCCATCGGCGCCGTCGCGACCCAGACCTGGTGGCGCAGCTACAACGATGACACTCTTGATGCGCTCGTGACGCGCGGTCTGGCGCAAAACCTTGACGTGATGACCGCCAACGAGGCGATCCGCCAGGCGCAGGCCGAATTGCGCCAGACCGGCGTCAATTCCGCGCTGGAAGGATCGCTTTCGGCCTCTCAGACGCGGGCCGGGGGGGATGGCATCGCCACCACCACGACGACTTCGGCGGACCTGGGCGCCACCTTCGTCATCGACCTGTTCGGCGGCATCCAGCGCGAACGTGAAAGCGCCCTTGCCGGCGTGACTGCCGCACGTGCCGATGCCGAAACCGCCCGGCTTGCCTGGCTGGCAGAGCTGCTCGCCGATTATTCGGATGCGCGCTATTATCAGGAAATTCTCGCCCTGACGCGGGAAACCATCCAGGCGCGCGAAGAAACCGTGGACATCACGCGCAGCCAGTACGATGCGGGGGCCGCAACCGAATACGAGGTGGCAGAGGCCCAGGCGCTGCTGTCCACCGCGCGCGCCGCCCTGCCCCAGTATTCCGCCCTGTTCGACGCCAGGGTCTATGCAATCGCGACCCTGCTGAACGAACCCGCTGCCCCGATCCTGCAACAGATGCAGAAAGGCTCGGCGCAACTGCGCACCCCGGGTGGGTCCAGCACCGGCGTTCCCGCCGATCTGTTGCGCAACCGCCCCGATGTCCGCAGCGCCGAAGCCGAACTGACCGTGGCCGTGGCCGAGGTCGGTGTGGCCGAAGCCGCGCTCTACCCGTCGCTGTCCCTGACCGGTTCGGTCGGGCGCAGTGACAGCAGCGACACCTGGAGCTTCGGGCCGAGCCTGTCGCTGCCCATCTTCAATCAGGGCAGCCTGAGGGCAAGCCGCGATGCGGAAATCTCGATGGCGAAACAATCCGAGATCACCTGGCGGGCCACCGTTCTGGATGCGGTCGAGGATGTGCAGGTCGCGCAGTCCAACCTGGCCCGCTATCGCCAGAGAGCCGGCCTGCTGCGCACCGCCGCAGACGATTACGGCCGCGCGCTGTCCCTTGCACAAGAGAATTACCGCAATGGCGCGATCACGCTGCTGGATCTGCTGGACACCGACCGCAACACCGCCTCGGCGCGGATTTCGGCCGCGTCGGCGGTGAACGATGCCGCGCAGGCCTGGGCGACGCTCAAGATCGCCACCGGGGCTGGCGCGGCCGCGACGGCCCAAGGCGATAGCTGA